One genomic segment of Arachis duranensis cultivar V14167 chromosome 4, aradu.V14167.gnm2.J7QH, whole genome shotgun sequence includes these proteins:
- the LOC127746709 gene encoding uncharacterized protein LOC127746709 — protein sequence MDPKWWNNSDKKKHVGGTSSEDELREDGSYPRMTAITVGYNSHIMSLRVLYDNKDGQNYGHPDSTVPKKDTLKLGKKEYLIGVSGHYSQPGSANGGPPRRIRSLTLTRNNNKNKSYGVQEGEAFDLTCANVQIVGFHVRGSPDLESIGVIYHRDLINILKGKTNVQASRPRGPDSALGKYGSDLTEQAKARKLDPVIGRSNEIDSCIEILCKRSSNNPLLIGEAGVGKTVISHG from the exons ATGGATCCGAAGTGGTGGAATAATAGTGATAAAAAGAAACATGTGGGAGGCACAAGCAGTGAAGACGAATTGCGCGAAGATGGATCTTACCCAAGGATGACAGCAATCACAGTGGGGTATAATAGTCATATCATGTCACTTCGTGTCCTCTATGATAATAAAGACGGACAAAATTATGGCCATCCTGACTCCACTGTCCCCAAGAAAGATACG TTGAAGCTAGGAAAAAAAGAATACCTTATCGGTGTGTCCGGACACTATTCTCAACCGGGATCAGCGAATGGAGGTCCCCCACGACGCATTCGGTCGTTGACACTCACGAGgaacaataacaaaaataaatcataCGGAGTCCAAGAAGGTGAAGCATTTGATTTAACATGTGCAAACGTACAAATTGTGGGCTTTCATGTACGAGGTAGTCCGGATTTGGAATCAATCGGAGTCATTTATCATCGAGATCTTATTAACATTCTGAAAGGAAAAACCAATGTTCAAGCTTCTAGACCAAGAG GGCCTGATTCAGCCTTGGGAAAATATGGGAGTGATTTGACAGAGCAGGCTAAAGCCAGAAAACTTGACCCAGTTATAGGAAGATCTAACGAAATTGACAGTTGCATCGAAATTCTATGCAAGAGATCATCCAACAATCCTCTACTAATTGGTGAGGCTGGTGTCGGCAAGACAGTAATTTCTCACGG